Within Deltaproteobacteria bacterium, the genomic segment CAACCTTTCTTCAATCACCCACAAGGTCCCAACTCACCAGTGTCAAACCAGCTTTATTCGATGATTGCTGCATTGTACTCCCTCAGCATACCTTCCTCACCCTTACAACATGAGCGTCAAGATTCGGCTAGTAGGCTTTGGGAACATTCCCTCCGAGATCACATTCTCCCCATTGCACCACCCAAACCGTTGACCTATGAGACAAGCGGTGAGGCAACCTCGTCCGCGTCTCATAGGAGGGGAAACAATGAAACTCTACAATTATTTCCGCAGTTCAGCGTCATATCGGGTGCGCATTGCCCTCAACCTCAAAGGTTTGTCGTATGAGTATATCCCGATTCATCTGCGACGTGGGGGCGGGGAACATCTCACGCCATCGTACAAAGCAATCCATCCCCAGGCGCTGATCCCTACACTTGAAGATAACGGGCGGATGCTCACCCAATCGCTGGCAATTCTGGAATATCTCGAAGAGCGTTATCCCAGCCCTCCGTTGTTGCCCCGCGATCACGCCGACCGTGCCCTGGTACGAAGCATAGCGCTCGCGGTCGCCTGCGAGATGCATCCGCTGCAGAATCTACGGGTCCTAAATTACCTCCAGACTACGCTTCACCATACTGAAGCTGAGGCTCAAGCCTGGGGACGGCACTGGATCACCGAAGGCCTCGTTGCCTTAGAACAAATGGTGAAGACAATACCAAACCGTAACGGTTTCTGTTTTGGCAGCACGCCGACCTTTGCGGACTTGTGTCTCGTTCCACAAATGGTCAACGCGCGCCGCTTTGGTTGCGATCTCACAGCTTGTCCGACGTTGGTGCAGATTGACTCGTTTTGCCAAACTCAGCCAGCATTTGCTAAAGCTGCGCCTGAGACACAACCGGATGCGGAAAGTTAAGTGGAGTCCTTTGAGAGTTGTCACCCTGAACGAAGTGCAGGGTCTCTCAGAGAGATTCTTCGCTGCACTCAGAATGACAGCTCCCTCATGAATACTGGGTAATGTGAGGGAAACCCTATGAACAAAACCGATTTTTTCCGTGACGCTCGTCGTGACATTCCCGGCCCGCTGGCTGGCATCCACGTCCTTGAAGCAACAACCACCTGGGCAGGGCCGATGTGTGGCTGCTTGCTCGCTGACTTCGGTGCAGACGTGATTAAGGTCGAACTGCCGGACGGTGAGATTAGTCGTACGATTCCTCCCTTTCTTCCTGAAACCAATCCGCCGATCTCAAACATGCACGCTACAGTGAATCGCAATAAACGCAGCCTTAGTCTTGATTTGCGCAAGCCCGAAGGACGGGACATCTTCCTCAAAATTGCCGCTCGCTCGGATATTGTCGTCGAGAATTTCCGTCCTGGAACGATGGATAAATGGAGTGTCGGCTACGATGCTGTTCGCAAAGTGAAGCCAGACATCATTTACACGTCGATCTCCGGTTTTGGACAGTTCGGACCGGACCACGATCGCGCGGGTTACGATACTTTGGCTCAAGCTGCCAGCGGGTTTATGTCGCTCAACGGCAATCGCGAAGGCACGCCGGTACGTGCGGCAACAGCGTTATGTGACGATCTCGCTGGTATGCACGGTGCACTAGCAACCCTCGCAGCGCTGTCGCATCGGAGTCGCACTGGCGAAGGACAACATGTTGATGTCTCGCTGCTCGATTCAATTCTCTTCCAATCCAATGGCAATTTGACGCTCGCGGCACTCGGAGTCCCCTTACCGCGTTGGGGGAATGAATCGCCGTATGCGATGCCTGCGAATGTCTATGCATGCCGCGATGGCCATATTCGTCTCGCCGTCGTGCTCGATTCACATTGGAAGATACTGGCGCGGCTGATTGGGCGACCAGACTTAGCGGAAGATCCTGAATTCGCCCTGCAAGCGAATCGTTTCAATCACCGCGAAGAAGCCAATGCATTAATTGCCGCATGGTGTGAGACACGACCCGCCGACGAAGTTCTATCGATGTTCATCAAGGCAGGACTGGCTGCCGCACCGATTCGTACTTACGCACAAGCCGCGCAAGATTCGCATGTGCTCGAACGCGATATGCTGCAGAACACACAGCAAGCTGATGGCTCAACGATTCCGATTACTGGCCCAGCAGCGAAGTTTTCACGCACCCCAACCCGGGTGCGCACCGAAGCTCCGGCCCTGGGCAAGCATGATGACGAAATTCTCCAGAGCCTCGGCTTGTCCACTAGCGAACTCGAACAGTTGCGTGAAAAGGGCGTGATTACTCGGAAAAGGCTGTAGGGGAAAAAGGCTGTAGACTATAGGCTGCAGGCTATAGGGAAGAGAAGAACACGCATCACGCATCACGCATCACGCATCACGAATGGAGGTACTTCGCTCATGACACAAATCCGTGCCGTCGTTGTCGATCCTAACCTGCCAGGTCGTTTGACCCTGAAACACGTCGCCGCACCATCGCCGCTCCCTTTAGAGGCAGTTGTTCGAGTATCAGCAATCTCGCTCAATTTAGGCGAGGTGCGTCGCTCACTCACTGCCGACGCGGGTTGGCGTCCAGGCTGGGACTTTGCTGGTGTCGTCGAAAAAGCCGCTGATGACCGCTCAGGCCCGAAGGTTGGTGCGCGTGTTGTTGGCTTACTGCCAGTGGGAGCGTGGGCTGAACAGGTTGCGGTACCGACTCATTAACTCGCTGTGCTGCCTGATTCAGTCTCATTTGCGCAGGCAGCAACATTACCTGTTGCTGGGTTAACAGCATTGTATGCCCTCGACCGTGCCAATAGCTCATTGTTGAATCGCTCGGTTCTGGTAACTGGTGCTTCCGGTGGAGTCGGTGTCTTTGGTTGCCAGCTTGCTCGTCACGGTGGCGCGCGGGTGGTTGGCGTCGTCCGACGCGCAGAGCGTGAAAAGTATGCACGAGACGCCGGAGCGCAGGAGGTTGTCATTGGTGATGACATTAGTCCAGCCAGCAAATTTGGTCCCTATCATATGATTATCGAATCGGTCGGTGGTGCAGCGCTCGGTGCGGCATTACAGATGCTTGCACCCAACAGTGTCTGTGTCACCTGTGGCGTCTCTGCATCTCCCGATGTTACCTTCAACGCGCGAAATTTCTTCATGGTTGGCGGAACGGTATTGTATGGCTTCATCTTATTTCACGAAGTAAAAACATGGCCAGCATCAGACGGGCTCACGCGTCTCGCT encodes:
- the maiA gene encoding maleylacetoacetate isomerase, which codes for MKLYNYFRSSASYRVRIALNLKGLSYEYIPIHLRRGGGEHLTPSYKAIHPQALIPTLEDNGRMLTQSLAILEYLEERYPSPPLLPRDHADRALVRSIALAVACEMHPLQNLRVLNYLQTTLHHTEAEAQAWGRHWITEGLVALEQMVKTIPNRNGFCFGSTPTFADLCLVPQMVNARRFGCDLTACPTLVQIDSFCQTQPAFAKAAPETQPDAES
- a CDS encoding CoA transferase; the encoded protein is MNKTDFFRDARRDIPGPLAGIHVLEATTTWAGPMCGCLLADFGADVIKVELPDGEISRTIPPFLPETNPPISNMHATVNRNKRSLSLDLRKPEGRDIFLKIAARSDIVVENFRPGTMDKWSVGYDAVRKVKPDIIYTSISGFGQFGPDHDRAGYDTLAQAASGFMSLNGNREGTPVRAATALCDDLAGMHGALATLAALSHRSRTGEGQHVDVSLLDSILFQSNGNLTLAALGVPLPRWGNESPYAMPANVYACRDGHIRLAVVLDSHWKILARLIGRPDLAEDPEFALQANRFNHREEANALIAAWCETRPADEVLSMFIKAGLAAAPIRTYAQAAQDSHVLERDMLQNTQQADGSTIPITGPAAKFSRTPTRVRTEAPALGKHDDEILQSLGLSTSELEQLREKGVITRKRL